The genome window TTTACAGGCCCTATACTTGTGATCTTTCTTAGTGCAGTAAATGTGAAATACAAAGGGTCCAGTTATTTGTTACTTTCATCTATAGTTGTTAATTTATGCTGTTTTTCTGGAATGCTCAGGTAGTCCAAACACTATAATGGCTCTTGCTGGGAACAAAGCTGACCTGGTAGAGGCTCGACAGGTTTCTGTTGAGGCAAGTATACTCATATCATgttttctgatttttatcattatcGGATTTATCACATCCACTACTACTTCTTTATCTCAACTCTAAAGTGGACCTTGTGGCACTTAAGGAAATATGCTAATTTTTAGAATGAAATGATGTAGTTAGATGAGCTAATCTGACAGGTTTCATGTTAACACCTAGTTTACTAGTTTTTTTTCTCACATCTGATGGATAGTTTCAGTGGATTCACAAGCTCTCATTTTGGAATATTAGGGTTGGCCAAGATGCAGTAAAATTGGACTTATTATATTTCCATGCTCAGCTTTGTCGTCTCTAGATGTTTTTGGTACTTGCTCTCGTCTTCACTGGAATTGTAATTTGGATTTTCTTGGATCACTTAAATATATTAATTGCTTAAACACATGCAAAACTTGGCTCCAATACTATGAAGTTAAAAATTTTCCAATTGCTAATCGAAAATGTCATGCTAATTAATACTTGCACAGAATGTTCAAACTAATCTGTAAGCCAAACCTCTTTTCTTAAGCTCAAATGATGATGATTGTTGTGCACTCAACTCTTGATGCATATTAATTTTTTGACCTTCTCTTTGTATGATGTACGAAGGCAAAATACGGCAGCTTGAACAAACGATGTTTCTTTACCAGGCTTGAGTAGGTTATCAGATCTGACTGTAATAATTAATATTCAATTAAAATTTTGGTTATATCCATGGAGGAAAATTTTCCTTGTATATGTATGGCAAAGAGGGCTTCATGTTGCCTTAGATAAAACATGAAAGGAGAAAAAGATGTCACAAACAGAAGGATGGGATATTAGGCACCAAGTATTTCCTTAAATGTATATATGCACTTATAGATTTTCTTTCCTAAACTTCATTCTGTGAAGTGGTCAATTAGCTGTTCTCATGGTTTACATGTCAATATTTAGCTGAATAAACCATTTATATATGTTTCTGCCATTTCATTCCTCTTTAGTTGAATTGTCCATTAATATCCATTTGACTGAATATTTTAGCAGTTCCACATGTAATTTGAGCATAAAAATTATGATCTGTTCATCAAGCCCGACTAtaaagatcctttgcctcttagaGCTCAATTTGTTGTTTTCATATTTGAAGAAAGATCATTTGGATGTGGGACTTCATGTCACCATAGGCAGTACATGTTTCTTATCACCTGTTAAATACCATTTTCACGAATGTACACTCGGTTTTGTTAAGTAGACAGACTAGTCTGACTACTTTGAATTAAAATTGCACTTCTACCCCATGTATTTACCTTGCAATTCTGCTTTAAGAGTACATTTTTTATGATGCAGGAAGCCCAAACCTACGCTCAGGAGAATGGTCTTTTCTTCATGGAAACTTCTGCTAAAACTGCAATTAATGTTAATGACATCTTCTATGAAATTGGTAAATCACTTTCAAACTTGGATAATTTATTGAAACAGCATAATGATCTCTAAAATATTTACAATATTACTTTATTGACATTGGTTTCTTGTTATTGTACCTATCTTTTGTGATTTACTGCACTTGGATTTAGTGTTTTACCGAATGCATTTTTTGGCTTGTGAAGTTGATGTTTTCATCTAAATTCTCTTATTTTCTCAAAAGCACATGACTGGACTACTGGAAGATGATCTAATTATGCTTTGCTGTCACGTTCGAACTCCATTTTCTTTAGAGTAATGTGGTTAATAATGAACAGTTTCTAGAAATATTTTGTGGATGGTTGGATGTTACATCACCAGGAATTATCCTTTACCTTTTGATGACTTTGATTACATTATTGACAAGTCTTCTATCTGCTGTAAGGGTTTAAAAACATTAACTAATGCATGTATGGTTTTTGTTTCAGCCAAAAGACTAACCAGAGTGCAGCCAGTACAGAACCCTCAAGGAATGGCTTTGGCTGATAAACCAGACCAGAGAATAGTGAATACTTCTTCTTGCTGCTCTTAGTTAAAGACATTGCTGCCATATAACAGCCAACCGGTGCTCATCTATCTGATTAATAGAAAACGAATTGGCAACTTGTGTTCTGCAAATCCTGTTCTTACTGTAAATGTgtaggttggaattctgcaattaaGAGATCAGCCACGTTTTGCATGAATGCTCTTGTTTGAACTCACTGTGTGGCTTTATTGTGGGACAACTGCTGTGTTCTATATAGCTTCATGTTTTATGAGATTCTGCATTAATCCATCGAAAGATTCAGGTTAACCACATGAAGAAAAACCTTGTATGTTTTAATTATCATGTATCATCTCCCATATAAGATGGTAGATGAAAAAAGCGGATAATTCATGAAATATGGCACGTACGTATTCTTAATGTTTCATAATCTAGAATTCTATTCCATGAAATCCTTCGACGACTAAAACAGTTGAAATCTAATTTGAGGTAGACCTCATTTATCCTCTTAGCATCACAACCAAGAAGGCCAACAAACACGCTCTTATCATAGTGTTGTCACACCACAAACGTTTTTTACAAGCTTTTAGACGTTGCACAACCACATGTATTCATTTAACTTTGGGCAATATCAGTACAAGCACATAGCTACGTGTCACTCAGTTCATGTTATGCGTTAGATATGAATAGGTCCTCATGAGGCTTCAACCTGTCAATAATCTTGCTGTAATTAGTATGAAACAACGATTGCACATATCATAACAGTACTAATTTTCATAGCACTATGATGGTGTCTAAAATCATATCAAGTGAAGCGAAAACAAATTGTAAATGCAAACATCTTCCTTGACTCGAGTAATTACATGAGAAAATTCAAGTGTTAACGATTACAAATTACTTTCCTATTCATAAGAATGTTGTGCAAACACAACTCTGTAAAACATTTGTGTTAGGTGACTAGATCGGTTGCAAACTGGCAGATACAAGATTAGACAGACATCTAAAACATTTTATTATAGAGCCCTTGCATAGTCTTATTATTTGTTACATTACCTCATAATtccagatttagcaagtgttaatgTGAAACACACATCAATCAGAATAAGAGCACATGCAGATGCTCAGTCATGACGTAAACGCTAACATTATATGATCACTTAAATGAGTTTGGTCGGACATAACCTTATCATAAGCTATCATTTACACATAAGCACCGAAAATAAGTGAATAGGTACCATGATAATGTTATAGTCTCACTCCTATCTCAAATCCATTATAATTGTTCTTGCAACATCAATGATATAATAGCACAACCAGAAAACCATCACAAATATATACAATTGGTTTAAACAACAAACAATGAGTTGTAGTACACATATAATGGAATTTATCAGCTAAGAAGCCTCACCTGAATCCCATCAACAATTGGATCACATATCAAACATATTAATAGAATACGAATAGAATAACTTACTTTATGAATTTTGTGAGGAATCTATCTATAGTTTTACTTTCAGTAGAAGTTCCTATGTGTAAATTGATTGATTTATATCATTGGAATTTGTCTCAAAATTTTGTTGGTTAATGGTTTTGCCCCCCCTGATATTACTAAGTCTCTAGATCTCCCTCCATAGATTCCCATAAATCCTAGAAGTCTTTAAGGATGTCTTATCATCCACAGGCTAAAAAGATAACTGATGGTAGTAATCCAAATCCTCAAGAATAATTTTCCAAACTAGCTGAAGATGAACTACGACAATGACCATTTTTTTTCACAAGCTGAGTTTGTTTTGAACTGTCTCTGAATTATTTTACAAGTAGAGGCTAGTTAGCATCAAGTAGCAATGTTAACATGGCCAAGTCCACAAgccagaagaaaaggaagataagcTTGGGCATCTAAAGTCCActcagaaaacaaaaaagaaaaaaaaggcaaaatgGATCAGTGGTTGCATATATAACACAATTTGCAATCCGGTTCATGCATAATCAATTTTCTTTACCATTAGAAGAATGGATTTGGTTTCTTTACCGAAACTAAACGCACTCTACTTTCTGAGTAAATTCACCCTTGTTATGACCAAATTGAAACTACTAGCCCAATAACTTGCATGGCATCGCACATAACAACATTGCTAAAAGTTTCACAACACAATATTATACTCCTACTTGCAGAGTACAGCATACAAAATGTTCTCCGATGCACTCTTGGTTTAAGCACAAATCAACAGCATCAATCCACTTTAGACAATGTACCTAATCTGATGGGGAGCAGTGCCGAGATAACTTGGAGTCCCGAATAATTCACAAAAAGTTGAATTGCATGAAAAACTTCAATCGAAATCTGGATACAACAACCATATTCCAGTCTGGTGAAGAGGCAATCTGAACAGAAAATGAAGAGGGAGCTTCATAAAtttcaagaacaagaaaaaaatcatCCAGTGTTGTAAAACAAGAAAGAGCAACTGAATAATACTCTTTCAAGCATGGATAACACTAGGCAAAAGTACAACATTTTCAGAGTGTTTTCACAAGCATTACCATAAATTTCAATCACACATCATGAAGACAACCAATGGCATATTGGTATAGATTCTTTTCTACGATATGCTATCATTTTGCTATCAATCTTAACTGTAGACCACAAGTAAAGGGAATAACAGTACCTCAAAAGCCAAATGATGCTCAGAGCCTCTGCAAGCCAACACCAGCAGATCCTCCACCATCTTCAAAGTAGAGGAATCTTCTAACATCTGCCACCAACTCCTCTTCCTTGCTGGCATCAAACATCTCCATCCCGTGAAGCCCTTCCGACTCCATCCTCGCCACCACACTCACCCCTCTCCTCTCCAACATCCCCGCGAATTCCCTCTGTCTATCATACAGCGGATCTCCAATGTGGCCCCTCACCAGGCACCGCGGCAAGTTCCCGACCGCCGCCAGAAGCTTCGCCTCGTTCGCCATCGGGTTGCAGTACTCGTGGTCCCTGTTCGCGCCCTCCGGCAGTGCCAGCTCCCACATCAGGTCGTTCGCCACCAAAGGTATGATCTTGTCCTCCTTCGCCCTCTCCTCCGACTCCGTCCGCTCCACTCCCCCGAAGTAGGGCTGGTCCAACACCAACCCCGCTATCTTTACCGGATGCAAGCTGTCCGTCAATGCCGCCGCACGGACGGCGGCGTAGAAGGCGATGTTGCCACCGGCGCTGGTGCCCATGAGGAAGCAACGGGAGAAGTCAGCGCAATAGCGGAAGGGGAGGTCGCCCCGGCCATCCGCCGCTTGGTAGCGGAGCCAGAGGAAGGCGTCGAGGGCATCGTCGTAGGCGGCAGGGAGGCGGTGCTCGGGGGCCAAGCGGTAGTCGACGGAAAGTACAATGGCAGGGAGGGAGGCAGCCAGGCGAGCGCAGGCAGCGTGGATGGGTCCGGAGGCGGCACGGAAGAGGATGAATCCGCCGCCGTGGAAGTAAAGGATGAGGGGGAGCTTGGGAGCAGGAGGGGGTTGGCGGGGGAGGAAGAGGCGGAAGGTGGTGCCGCGGGCGGGATTGAGAGGGAGGTCCTGACAGAGGACTGCGGGATCGGAGGGGGGCAAGAGAGGGATGAGATCGGATCGAGTGAGGGAGCCGTCGGGATTGAGGGAGACCCTGAGCAGCTTGTAGGGATCCATGGTGCAGCAGCCGGAGCGTGGTTCGGATGCAATCCACCTCTTCTGGGTAGCCTGCGATGGCACGAGGCAAGTGACAAGATTTAAAGAAGCAGAAATAATTAGTCGTATTAAATTAGATGTTATAAATCTGTATGTATTATATtata of Musa acuminata AAA Group cultivar baxijiao chromosome BXJ1-7, Cavendish_Baxijiao_AAA, whole genome shotgun sequence contains these proteins:
- the LOC135584011 gene encoding probable carboxylesterase 8, yielding MDPYKLLRVSLNPDGSLTRSDLIPLLPPSDPAVLCQDLPLNPARGTTFRLFLPRQPPPAPKLPLILYFHGGGFILFRAASGPIHAACARLAASLPAIVLSVDYRLAPEHRLPAAYDDALDAFLWLRYQAADGRGDLPFRYCADFSRCFLMGTSAGGNIAFYAAVRAAALTDSLHPVKIAGLVLDQPYFGGVERTESEERAKEDKIIPLVANDLMWELALPEGANRDHEYCNPMANEAKLLAAVGNLPRCLVRGHIGDPLYDRQREFAGMLERRGVSVVARMESEGLHGMEMFDASKEEELVADVRRFLYFEDGGGSAGVGLQRL